The region agagcggtctagacctgctctatctgtaaattatagagaggtctagacctgctctatctgtcaattatagagcggtctaggcCTGCTCAATATGTAGCCTCGAAATTAGGATGGAAGTACAAAGAGGCGTTGCTATGGCGATGATACACAGCCTCTTGTCATTGGTCTGAACTTTACAGACTCCATTAAAAGTGATGCGCTTGTTACCTGACAGATGTACTTCCTCCATAGCGGCTCGTCTTCGCTGATGTCGAACTCGTTCCAGCCGTGGTAGGCTCTCCTCCGGCTCACCTCGTCCCGGGTCAGACCCAACTGCAGGTCCGCCTGTCAGCcgcagaaacaaacaacaacaacacttatCATCAaaacagtgggggggggggctgtagcTCAACACAAGGCTCAAATGGAAATGTTGGAAAAATtcccatttttttattgtttttggttgtgttttattataacAGAGACTCATTGTCCATTTTGTTCTtgttattggggggggggggtccagtcagtctgtagggagttgggttgggcaccagagggttgctggttcaagtccccattcGGACAGAAACtccggagtgtggattggtggctgggtAGATGCAATTTCACCTCCTGGGccctgccaggtgctcttgagcaaggcactacTATTATAAAAATAGGTTTTCAGTCACATATGGGGAATTTACCTCGGTGTTCCATGATACATCACAATTAGAGGTTTGGGGGGAAAAtggattcacacacacaggatgtaTCATGATTGTT is a window of Etheostoma cragini isolate CJK2018 unplaced genomic scaffold, CSU_Ecrag_1.0 ScbMSFa_3072, whole genome shotgun sequence DNA encoding:
- the LOC117940698 gene encoding calcium-transporting ATPase type 2C member 1-like, which codes for MVPVLTSRKASELPVNEVVCVLQADLQLGLTRDEVSRRRAYHGWNEFDISEDEPLWRKYICQVTSASLLMESVKFRPMTRGC